The following coding sequences lie in one Streptomyces xiamenensis genomic window:
- a CDS encoding GNAT family N-acetyltransferase: MEQGGLPSWRESAAELAGQAANPDGDVWVLAEGARRIIGCTTIQEQTPAWGWTDEELAEPAHYLYSTVTDPAHRAKKPGSVMSLWAVDRAAAHGRTWVRRGCHFPALARYYQDQGFELVHEVQRTRAKVFLMARRAERVAGLEERFRVL, from the coding sequence ATGGAGCAGGGCGGGCTGCCGAGCTGGCGGGAGAGCGCTGCCGAACTCGCGGGACAGGCTGCGAACCCCGACGGTGACGTGTGGGTTCTCGCAGAGGGGGCCCGGCGCATCATCGGGTGCACCACCATTCAGGAGCAGACTCCTGCCTGGGGATGGACGGACGAGGAATTGGCCGAGCCGGCTCACTACCTGTACTCGACCGTCACCGACCCGGCCCACCGTGCGAAGAAGCCGGGAAGCGTGATGAGTCTGTGGGCGGTGGACCGGGCCGCAGCGCACGGGCGTACATGGGTTCGCCGGGGCTGCCACTTCCCCGCATTGGCAAGGTATTACCAGGACCAGGGCTTCGAGCTGGTGCACGAGGTGCAGCGCACTCGCGCGAAGGTTTTTCTGATGGCCCGCCGGGCCGAGCGTGTGGCGGGTCTGGAGGAGAGGTTCCGGGTGCTGTAG
- a CDS encoding FMN-dependent NADH-azoreductase has protein sequence MNLFRLDASIFPGTSGSAEIADIAEAQWTAAHPGAAVTRRHLATDALPADAWATAIAAGFTPEADRSAGQRDAVALGATLAAELENADAAILAVPLYNYGVSQHFKTWVDLVIAGAGPTTPLLKGTPTVLVTTLGGGYGPGTPREGWDHSTPYLRRVLADIWQADLTVIKRELTLAATTPGMESLKDLAEEQHTQALAAAREAGQALAGS, from the coding sequence ATGAACCTGTTCCGTCTGGACGCCAGCATCTTCCCCGGCACCTCCGGCAGCGCCGAGATCGCCGACATCGCCGAGGCGCAGTGGACCGCCGCCCACCCCGGCGCCGCCGTGACCCGCCGCCACCTGGCCACCGACGCGCTCCCGGCCGATGCCTGGGCCACCGCCATCGCCGCGGGCTTCACCCCCGAGGCGGACCGCAGCGCCGGGCAGCGCGACGCCGTCGCCCTGGGTGCCACGCTGGCCGCCGAACTGGAGAACGCCGACGCCGCCATCCTGGCCGTACCGCTGTACAACTACGGCGTCTCCCAGCACTTCAAGACCTGGGTGGACCTCGTCATCGCGGGCGCGGGGCCCACCACTCCGCTGCTGAAGGGCACCCCCACCGTGCTGGTCACCACCCTCGGCGGCGGCTACGGCCCGGGCACCCCGCGCGAGGGCTGGGACCACTCCACCCCGTACCTGCGGCGCGTCCTCGCCGACATCTGGCAGGCCGACCTCACCGTAATCAAGCGCGAACTCACTCTCGCCGCCACCACCCCGGGCATGGAGAGCCTCAAGGACCTGGCCGAGGAGCAGCACACCCAGGCCCTGGCCGCCGCCCGCGAGGCCGGGCAGGCGCTCGCCGGGAGCTGA
- a CDS encoding DoxX family protein yields the protein MTVAYWIVAALLAVFYLYAGGKKIAQSQEQLRPMMGWVDRVPMPAVRTIGTLEVLGAVGLILPPLTGVAPWLAFASAIGLFLVQVGGIVVHLSRGEARLIGLNIGLLVAAGAAGGLGTVWL from the coding sequence GTGACCGTCGCCTACTGGATCGTCGCCGCGCTGCTCGCCGTGTTCTACCTCTACGCCGGGGGCAAGAAGATCGCCCAGAGCCAGGAACAGCTCCGGCCGATGATGGGCTGGGTGGACCGGGTTCCGATGCCGGCCGTCCGGACCATCGGGACGCTGGAAGTGCTCGGGGCGGTGGGTCTGATCCTGCCTCCGCTGACCGGGGTGGCGCCGTGGCTGGCCTTCGCTTCCGCGATCGGGCTGTTCCTGGTCCAGGTGGGAGGCATCGTGGTGCATCTGTCGCGTGGCGAGGCCCGGCTGATCGGGCTCAACATCGGGTTGCTGGTGGCGGCGGGTGCGGCGGGCGGGCTGGGGACCGTCTGGCTGTGA
- a CDS encoding gamma-glutamylcyclotransferase codes for MSLYAAYAGNLDARLMARRAKHSPLRGTGWITGWRLTFGGEHMGWEGALATLAEEVPDDGPGPGVFVALYDIAPMDEDAMDRWEGVGLSIYRRMRVRVHTLDGDVQAWSYVLNGYEGGLPSARYLGEVADAAESAGAPHDYVMELRKRPC; via the coding sequence ATGTCGCTCTACGCCGCATACGCCGGAAACCTCGATGCCCGGCTGATGGCCCGCCGTGCCAAGCACTCCCCCCTGCGCGGCACCGGCTGGATCACGGGCTGGCGGCTCACCTTCGGGGGTGAGCACATGGGCTGGGAGGGGGCGCTGGCCACCCTCGCGGAGGAAGTCCCCGACGACGGTCCCGGGCCCGGAGTCTTCGTGGCGCTGTATGACATCGCGCCGATGGACGAGGACGCCATGGACCGCTGGGAGGGGGTGGGCCTGAGCATCTACCGGCGGATGCGGGTCAGGGTGCACACCCTGGACGGCGACGTGCAGGCGTGGTCCTACGTCCTGAACGGGTACGAGGGCGGGCTGCCCTCGGCGCGCTACCTCGGCGAGGTGGCGGACGCCGCCGAGTCGGCCGGGGCCCCCCACGACTACGTGATGGAACTGCGCAAACGCCCCTGCTGA
- a CDS encoding class I SAM-dependent methyltransferase, whose protein sequence is MTTTADLWYHYGRTRAATDRGVPEAFRWSWGQDSGPGPEILGALNGRIVGDLGAGSARHAAYLAAHRQPAGIDAIDASPAQCDMGTSLYGHLAPRLRVVRSDVIAHLRTAVGVCDALYSVFGAIDFTDPRKLLPAAAASLRPGGRLVFATLSTYLNGEPAQPDVDPADIPARTPGGEPATMPRWVLQEQVWTKLLDHAGFTRINVDVLPGSPETLLASAHRAPG, encoded by the coding sequence GTGACCACCACCGCAGACCTCTGGTACCACTACGGCCGCACCCGCGCCGCCACGGACCGGGGCGTGCCCGAGGCCTTTCGCTGGAGCTGGGGCCAGGACAGCGGGCCCGGCCCCGAGATCCTGGGCGCCCTGAACGGGAGGATCGTCGGCGATCTCGGAGCCGGATCAGCGCGGCACGCCGCGTATCTGGCGGCCCACCGCCAACCCGCCGGGATCGACGCGATCGATGCCTCCCCTGCCCAGTGCGACATGGGCACCAGCTTGTACGGCCACCTCGCGCCCCGGCTGCGTGTCGTGCGGTCCGACGTGATCGCCCACCTGCGTACGGCAGTCGGAGTGTGCGACGCGCTGTACAGCGTCTTCGGCGCGATCGACTTCACCGATCCACGCAAGCTGCTGCCGGCCGCCGCAGCGTCCCTGCGACCTGGCGGCCGACTGGTGTTCGCGACCCTGAGCACCTACCTCAACGGCGAGCCTGCCCAGCCCGACGTAGACCCCGCCGACATCCCGGCGCGGACGCCGGGCGGCGAACCGGCCACGATGCCTCGCTGGGTACTCCAGGAACAGGTGTGGACGAAACTCCTCGACCATGCCGGGTTCACCCGGATCAACGTGGACGTGCTTCCAGGCAGTCCGGAGACCCTGCTGGCGAGCGCCCACCGCGCACCGGGTTGA
- a CDS encoding helix-turn-helix domain-containing protein translates to MELTGEENGLTPEERLGRRVRELREQRNLSLRGLSKEVGGYSYSYIHRVESGRQKPSSALVRTLDEFFGTCGTLAELYGLSREMYIARYSRDIVRRENDAIRIQVFASSVIPGLLQTEAYARELIRAGLPEADDEDLNARVASRMFRKRIFERADPPFFWGILDEAALRRPTSDKAVMREQLGHLLSYAGNPYVTVLVLPFEEGLHPVLGGSLTLLTLRTGATVGLVESFDSGDAVQSPRRIVELTQRFDLARSMALSQSKSLDLIRDYLKEYEGDKDS, encoded by the coding sequence ATGGAGCTGACCGGCGAAGAGAACGGGCTGACACCGGAGGAGCGACTGGGGCGCAGGGTCCGCGAGTTGCGGGAGCAGCGGAACCTGTCGCTGCGTGGGCTGTCGAAGGAGGTGGGTGGTTACTCGTACAGCTACATCCACCGAGTTGAGTCAGGAAGGCAGAAGCCATCCAGCGCCCTGGTCCGCACGCTGGATGAGTTTTTCGGGACATGCGGCACTCTGGCCGAGCTGTATGGCCTGTCCCGGGAGATGTACATCGCGCGGTACAGTCGCGACATTGTGCGGCGCGAGAATGACGCGATCAGGATTCAGGTCTTCGCGAGCAGTGTCATTCCTGGGCTGTTGCAGACTGAGGCGTACGCACGGGAACTCATTCGGGCCGGGCTTCCCGAAGCCGATGATGAAGATCTGAATGCCCGCGTCGCAAGCCGGATGTTCCGGAAGCGCATCTTCGAGCGGGCTGATCCCCCATTCTTCTGGGGCATCCTGGATGAGGCCGCGCTCCGCCGCCCCACGAGCGACAAAGCCGTGATGCGTGAGCAATTGGGCCATCTGCTGAGTTACGCGGGCAATCCGTATGTCACCGTGCTGGTCCTGCCGTTTGAGGAGGGACTGCATCCGGTGCTGGGCGGCAGCCTCACCTTGCTGACTCTGCGCACGGGTGCGACCGTTGGGCTGGTCGAGAGCTTCGATTCGGGTGACGCAGTACAATCACCCCGGCGGATCGTCGAACTCACGCAACGGTTTGACCTGGCGCGTTCTATGGCTCTCTCCCAGAGCAAGTCCCTGGATCTCATCCGTGATTACTTGAAAGAGTACGAAGGTGACAAGGATTCCTGA
- a CDS encoding TetR/AcrR family transcriptional regulator has protein sequence MDPSLVPFGKPRAERADAVRNREHLLRTAREMLAELGADKVTMDGLAERAGLGKGTVFRRFGTRAGIFRALLDADERHFQEQVLSGPPPLGPGADPAERLIAYGRARIAFILDHHALARASMERHQSMPPGEPGVSQLHIRALLGQARMEGPGLTALSLQLTAALEGPLLLPASRMWDAENPPDADEIERFLGDGWQTLIERVMR, from the coding sequence GTGGACCCCTCTCTCGTCCCCTTCGGGAAACCGCGCGCCGAGCGCGCCGACGCCGTGCGCAACCGCGAGCATCTGCTGCGCACCGCCCGCGAGATGCTCGCGGAACTGGGCGCGGACAAGGTGACGATGGACGGCCTCGCCGAGCGGGCCGGCCTGGGCAAGGGCACCGTCTTCCGCCGCTTCGGCACCCGGGCGGGTATCTTCCGCGCGCTGCTGGACGCCGACGAGCGGCACTTCCAGGAACAGGTGCTCTCCGGACCCCCGCCCCTGGGCCCCGGCGCCGACCCGGCCGAGCGCCTCATCGCGTACGGCCGGGCCCGGATCGCGTTCATCCTGGATCACCACGCCCTCGCCCGGGCCAGCATGGAACGCCATCAGTCCATGCCACCCGGCGAACCGGGGGTCTCCCAGCTCCACATCCGCGCGCTGCTCGGTCAGGCCCGGATGGAGGGACCCGGCCTGACCGCCCTGTCCCTCCAGCTCACCGCCGCCCTGGAGGGACCGCTGCTGCTCCCGGCCTCCCGGATGTGGGACGCGGAGAACCCGCCGGACGCCGACGAGATCGAACGCTTCCTCGGCGACGGCTGGCAGACCCTGATCGAACGCGTCATGCGCTGA
- the deoC gene encoding deoxyribose-phosphate aldolase: MPPTAPAALADVTASDAALRRHLHGLPGVDTVGLEARAATLGTRSIKTTAKAEAIDLAISMIDLTTLEGADTPGKVRSLCAKGARPEPSDPSAPQVAAICVYPDMVNIAKEALAGTPLKVASVATAFPAGRAALPVKLADTRDAVAAGADEVDMVIDRGAFLSGRYLKVFEEITAVREAAGPAHLKVILENGELSTYDNIRRASWLAMLAGADFIKTSTGKVSVNATLPNTLLMLEAVRDFRAATGRQIGVKPAGGIRTTKDAIKYLVLVNETAGPDWLSPDWFRLGASSLLNDLLMQRQKLATGRYSGPDYVTVD, translated from the coding sequence ATGCCACCCACCGCCCCCGCCGCCCTCGCGGATGTCACCGCCTCCGACGCGGCCCTGCGCCGCCACCTGCACGGCCTGCCAGGAGTCGACACGGTCGGCCTGGAAGCCCGTGCCGCCACCCTCGGCACCCGCTCGATCAAGACCACCGCGAAGGCGGAGGCCATCGATCTGGCCATCTCCATGATCGACCTGACCACCCTGGAGGGCGCGGACACCCCGGGCAAGGTGCGCTCGCTGTGCGCCAAGGGCGCGCGGCCCGAGCCGAGCGACCCGAGCGCACCCCAGGTCGCCGCCATCTGCGTCTACCCCGACATGGTGAACATCGCCAAGGAAGCGCTCGCCGGCACGCCCCTCAAGGTCGCCTCCGTCGCGACCGCCTTCCCGGCCGGCCGCGCCGCCCTCCCCGTCAAACTGGCCGACACGCGCGACGCCGTGGCCGCCGGCGCGGACGAGGTGGACATGGTCATCGACCGGGGCGCGTTTCTCTCCGGCCGCTACCTGAAGGTCTTCGAGGAGATCACCGCCGTGCGCGAGGCCGCCGGGCCCGCCCATCTGAAGGTGATCCTGGAGAACGGCGAGTTGTCGACCTACGACAACATCCGCCGCGCCTCCTGGCTGGCGATGCTGGCCGGGGCGGACTTCATCAAGACCTCGACGGGGAAGGTATCCGTCAACGCGACCCTCCCCAACACCCTCCTCATGCTGGAGGCCGTGCGCGACTTCCGTGCCGCCACCGGCCGCCAGATCGGGGTCAAGCCGGCCGGCGGAATCCGCACCACCAAGGACGCCATCAAGTACCTCGTGCTGGTGAACGAGACCGCCGGTCCCGACTGGCTGTCCCCCGACTGGTTCCGGCTCGGCGCCTCCAGCCTGCTGAACGACCTGCTCATGCAGCGCCAGAAGCTGGCCACCGGCCGCTACAGCGGCCCCGATTACGTCACCGTCGACTGA
- a CDS encoding purine-nucleoside phosphorylase, translating into MTVSEIEGIASADDAAARLRELTGVDSHDVALVMGSGWLPAADALGETVAEFPVTELPGFPPPAVAGHAGTIRSYRIGDKRTLVFLGRTHLYEGKGVGAVVHGVRTAVAAGCKVVVLTNGCGGLREGMRPGQPVLISDHINLTATSPIVGANFVDLTDLYSPRLRALCKEVDPSLEEGVYVQFPGPHYETPAEIGMVRAIGGDLVGMSTVLEAIAAREAGAEVLGISLVTNLAAGITGEPLNHAEVLQAGRDSATRMGTLLSRVLGRI; encoded by the coding sequence GTGACTGTTTCAGAGATTGAGGGCATCGCGTCGGCCGACGACGCGGCGGCCCGGCTGCGCGAGTTGACCGGTGTGGACAGCCACGACGTGGCCCTGGTGATGGGCTCGGGCTGGCTCCCGGCGGCGGACGCGCTCGGCGAGACGGTCGCCGAGTTCCCGGTCACGGAGCTCCCCGGCTTCCCGCCCCCGGCCGTGGCCGGCCACGCGGGCACCATCCGCTCCTACCGGATCGGTGACAAGCGCACCCTGGTCTTCCTGGGCCGCACGCACCTGTACGAGGGCAAGGGCGTCGGCGCCGTGGTGCACGGCGTGCGGACGGCCGTGGCCGCCGGCTGCAAGGTGGTCGTGCTGACCAACGGCTGCGGCGGCCTGCGCGAGGGCATGCGCCCCGGCCAGCCCGTCCTCATCAGTGACCACATCAACCTCACCGCCACCTCCCCCATCGTCGGCGCGAACTTCGTCGACCTGACCGACCTGTACTCGCCCCGGTTGCGGGCGCTGTGCAAGGAGGTCGACCCGAGCCTGGAGGAGGGCGTGTACGTCCAGTTCCCCGGGCCGCACTACGAGACGCCGGCGGAGATCGGCATGGTGCGGGCGATCGGCGGCGACCTGGTCGGCATGTCCACCGTCCTGGAGGCCATCGCGGCCCGCGAGGCCGGGGCCGAGGTGCTGGGCATCTCCCTCGTCACCAATCTGGCGGCCGGAATCACCGGCGAACCGCTGAACCACGCCGAGGTCCTGCAGGCCGGCCGTGACTCGGCCACCCGGATGGGCACACTGCTGTCGCGGGTACTCGGCCGCATCTGA
- a CDS encoding phospho-sugar mutase: MTTQELRAAAEAWLAEDPDPDTRAELAALLAAGDDAALAERFGGTLQFGTAGLRGEMGAGPMRMNRAVVIRAAAGLAAYLRSRGQGEGLVVIGYDARHKSLDFARATAAVMVGAGLRAALLPRALPTPVLAYAITHQHAVAGIAVTASHNPPQDNGYKVYLGDGSQIVPPADTDIAAEIAAVGALADVPLASDGWDFLPESLVTDYLARAMSPLTADTPRTTRVVYTPMHGVGRSVLTAAFERAGFPAPTQVPAQAEPDPDFPTVAFPNPEEPGAMDLAFETARAVHPDLVIANDPDADRCAVGVPDAFAEGGWRMLRGDEVGALLATHLVRGGRRGTFAASIVSSSLTGKIAAAAGLPYEETLTGFKWLGRVKDLGYGYEEALGYCVDPEGVRDKDGITAALLIAELAAVEKKHGRTVLDVLDDLAVTHGLHATDQLSVRVNDLAEIAAAMRSLRENPPTELAGLPVTAAEDLTRGTATLPPTDGLRYTLAGTGSGPVRSARVIVRPSGTEPKLKVYLETVLPAPDLATLPGVRETAHTVLTRLKKSVAEHAGL; encoded by the coding sequence ATGACGACGCAGGAGCTGAGGGCGGCGGCCGAGGCATGGCTGGCCGAGGACCCCGACCCGGACACCCGCGCCGAGCTGGCCGCCCTGCTGGCGGCCGGCGACGACGCGGCGCTGGCCGAGCGCTTCGGCGGCACCCTCCAGTTCGGCACGGCGGGCCTGCGCGGCGAGATGGGCGCCGGCCCGATGCGGATGAACCGCGCCGTGGTGATCCGCGCGGCGGCCGGACTCGCCGCCTACCTGCGCTCGCGCGGCCAGGGTGAGGGCCTGGTGGTCATCGGGTACGACGCCCGGCACAAGAGCCTGGACTTCGCCCGCGCCACCGCCGCCGTCATGGTCGGCGCCGGACTGCGCGCCGCGCTGCTGCCGCGCGCCCTGCCCACCCCCGTCCTCGCCTACGCGATCACCCACCAGCACGCGGTGGCGGGCATCGCGGTCACCGCCAGCCACAACCCGCCGCAGGACAACGGCTACAAGGTCTACCTGGGCGACGGCAGCCAGATCGTGCCCCCGGCCGACACCGACATCGCCGCCGAGATCGCGGCCGTGGGCGCGCTGGCGGACGTACCGCTGGCCTCCGACGGCTGGGACTTCCTGCCGGAGTCGCTGGTCACCGACTATCTGGCGCGCGCGATGTCCCCGCTGACGGCGGACACCCCGCGCACCACCCGCGTCGTGTACACGCCGATGCACGGGGTCGGCCGGTCCGTGCTGACGGCGGCCTTCGAACGGGCCGGATTCCCCGCCCCCACCCAGGTCCCCGCCCAGGCGGAACCCGACCCCGACTTCCCGACCGTGGCCTTCCCCAACCCCGAGGAACCGGGCGCGATGGACCTGGCCTTCGAGACGGCCCGCGCGGTCCACCCCGACCTGGTCATCGCCAACGACCCGGACGCGGACCGCTGCGCCGTCGGGGTGCCGGACGCGTTCGCCGAGGGCGGCTGGCGCATGCTGCGCGGCGACGAGGTCGGCGCGCTGCTCGCCACCCACCTGGTGCGCGGCGGCCGGCGCGGCACCTTCGCCGCCTCCATCGTGTCCTCCTCGCTGACGGGGAAGATCGCCGCGGCGGCCGGGCTGCCCTACGAGGAGACCCTGACCGGCTTCAAGTGGCTGGGCCGGGTCAAGGACCTGGGCTACGGCTACGAGGAGGCCCTGGGCTACTGCGTGGACCCCGAGGGCGTCCGCGACAAGGACGGCATCACGGCCGCCCTGCTGATCGCCGAACTGGCGGCGGTGGAGAAGAAGCACGGCCGTACCGTCCTGGATGTCCTGGACGACCTGGCCGTGACCCACGGGCTGCACGCCACCGACCAGCTGTCGGTACGGGTGAACGACCTGGCCGAGATCGCCGCGGCGATGCGGAGCCTGCGCGAGAACCCGCCCACGGAGCTGGCCGGCCTGCCGGTCACCGCGGCCGAGGACCTGACCCGGGGCACCGCCACCCTGCCGCCGACCGACGGCCTGCGGTACACGCTGGCGGGCACGGGCAGCGGCCCGGTGCGCTCGGCCCGGGTGATCGTGCGCCCCAGCGGCACGGAGCCGAAGCTGAAGGTCTACCTGGAGACGGTCCTGCCCGCGCCCGACCTGGCCACCCTCCCGGGGGTCCGGGAGACGGCGCACACCGTCCTGACCCGGCTGAAGAAGTCCGTGGCGGAACACGCGGGGCTGTAG
- a CDS encoding SDR family oxidoreductase, which produces MRVFVTGASGWIGSAVLPELIGAGHQVLGLARSDASAATVAATGADVLRGDLKDPVVLRAGAAGCDGVIHLAFVHDFTDFEGAVRADALAVQALGAALENTGKPLVVTAGTPAVAGRVATERDTAEPGSMAAGREQNAALALTTADRGVRSAVLRLPRSVHGAGDRHGFVARLTATARERGVAGYVGDGSSRWPAVHVRDAAHLYRLALENAPAGSVLHAVGDEGVPTRDIATAIGGALNLPTASVPREDFGFLGPLLALDQPASAAATRELLGWEPVGPGLIEDIDQGRYLSP; this is translated from the coding sequence ATGCGGGTGTTCGTCACAGGGGCGTCCGGCTGGATCGGCTCCGCCGTCCTCCCCGAGCTGATCGGCGCCGGACACCAGGTCCTCGGCCTCGCCCGCTCGGACGCCTCGGCCGCCACCGTCGCCGCGACGGGCGCCGACGTCCTGCGCGGTGACCTGAAGGACCCGGTCGTCCTGCGCGCCGGGGCCGCCGGCTGCGACGGGGTCATCCATCTGGCGTTCGTCCACGACTTCACGGACTTCGAGGGCGCGGTCAGGGCCGACGCGCTCGCCGTCCAGGCACTCGGCGCGGCCCTGGAGAACACCGGCAAACCGCTCGTCGTCACGGCGGGAACCCCGGCCGTGGCCGGGCGGGTCGCCACCGAACGCGACACCGCGGAACCCGGCTCCATGGCGGCGGGCCGCGAGCAGAACGCCGCCCTGGCCCTCACCACGGCGGACCGGGGCGTCCGCTCCGCCGTGCTGCGGCTGCCCCGTTCCGTCCACGGCGCGGGCGACCGGCACGGCTTCGTCGCCCGGTTGACCGCCACCGCCCGCGAGCGGGGCGTGGCGGGCTACGTCGGCGACGGCTCCAGCCGCTGGCCCGCCGTGCACGTACGGGACGCCGCCCATCTCTACCGGCTGGCGCTGGAGAACGCCCCGGCCGGGAGCGTGCTGCACGCGGTGGGCGACGAGGGAGTGCCCACCCGTGACATCGCCACCGCCATCGGCGGCGCGCTGAACCTGCCGACCGCCTCCGTGCCGCGTGAGGACTTCGGCTTCCTGGGCCCGCTGCTCGCCCTCGACCAGCCGGCCTCGGCCGCCGCGACCCGCGAACTCCTCGGCTGGGAGCCGGTCGGTCCCGGCCTCATCGAGGACATCGACCAGGGCCGCTATCTGTCACCTTGA
- a CDS encoding winged helix-turn-helix transcriptional regulator, with amino-acid sequence MSRYQHTCMIRGDGGRTIRAVLDRICDKWTLLIVATLDEGCLRFTDLHRQIPGISQRMLTLTLRNLERDGLVSRTAYAEVPPRVEYELTPTGRSLIPPALGLAGWAMEHIEEIEASREAYGERPGAGAAGA; translated from the coding sequence ATGTCGCGGTACCAACACACCTGCATGATCCGGGGCGACGGCGGACGGACGATCCGCGCCGTGCTCGACCGGATCTGCGACAAATGGACGCTGCTGATCGTCGCGACCCTGGACGAGGGGTGCCTGCGCTTCACCGATCTGCACCGGCAGATCCCCGGCATCTCCCAGCGCATGCTCACCCTGACCCTGCGGAACCTGGAGCGCGACGGGCTGGTCTCCCGCACGGCCTACGCGGAGGTTCCGCCGCGCGTCGAGTACGAGCTGACGCCCACCGGCCGCAGCCTCATCCCGCCCGCGCTCGGCCTGGCCGGCTGGGCCATGGAGCACATCGAGGAGATCGAGGCCAGCCGGGAAGCATACGGCGAGCGTCCGGGTGCGGGGGCCGCCGGCGCGTGA
- a CDS encoding PH domain-containing protein, producing the protein MTSEPPQYADRVYRSGSALAAGVLLIGLAVWLGGDAILRGDGRTPVVAAAALLLFVPLVSAFTFRPAVFAGAERLRVRNPFRTVVAPWAAVESVKAAYSCELRAGGATYQLWAIPVSLRARGKATRHNERLAAGEQPRGGMFGLGGRDRIGQDADQPRTAPSDVAVAELRDLAERHAGDPGAQGEVTVRWSYETLAPAAVGAVGLLILWITG; encoded by the coding sequence ATGACGAGTGAGCCCCCCCAGTACGCCGACCGCGTCTACCGTTCCGGTTCGGCGCTCGCCGCCGGTGTGCTGCTGATCGGCCTGGCCGTCTGGCTGGGAGGCGACGCCATCCTGCGCGGGGACGGACGGACGCCGGTGGTCGCGGCGGCGGCGCTGCTGCTGTTCGTGCCGCTGGTCTCCGCGTTCACCTTCCGCCCGGCGGTCTTCGCCGGTGCCGAGCGGCTGCGGGTGCGCAACCCCTTCCGTACCGTGGTGGCCCCCTGGGCCGCGGTGGAGAGCGTGAAGGCCGCCTACTCGTGCGAGCTGCGGGCCGGCGGTGCCACCTATCAGCTGTGGGCGATCCCGGTGTCGCTGCGCGCCCGTGGCAAGGCGACCCGTCACAACGAGCGCCTCGCCGCCGGCGAACAGCCGCGCGGCGGCATGTTCGGCCTGGGCGGCCGTGACCGGATCGGCCAGGACGCCGACCAGCCCCGTACCGCTCCCTCCGACGTGGCGGTGGCGGAGCTGCGCGACCTGGCCGAGCGCCACGCGGGCGACCCGGGCGCCCAGGGCGAGGTCACGGTGCGCTGGTCCTACGAGACGCTCGCCCCCGCGGCGGTGGGCGCGGTGGGCCTGCTGATCCTGTGGATCACCGGCTGA
- a CDS encoding DUF397 domain-containing protein yields MTRIPDASVLVGWRKSSYSDNGAGGCIEVADGHPGVMPVRDSKNPAGPAIVFPLGDWSRFVSAVKDGQLPL; encoded by the coding sequence GTGACAAGGATTCCTGACGCATCGGTTCTGGTCGGTTGGCGTAAGTCGAGCTACAGCGACAATGGGGCAGGGGGCTGCATCGAAGTGGCCGATGGCCACCCCGGTGTGATGCCCGTCCGCGACTCGAAGAACCCCGCCGGTCCGGCGATCGTCTTCCCCCTGGGCGACTGGTCTCGCTTCGTCTCCGCCGTCAAGGACGGCCAACTCCCCCTCTGA